The stretch of DNA tactaagAAACTATAAAAACATCGGTTTATGGATGTATTATTTATTAACCTTGTTTAGATTACACTCTTCTTCATTTGTTTCACAAATttgttacaaaatcaattttgttaagtccattatatttattatatataaatgtacatttatgtccatgcttataaattgaggttgttttattcaatttttattatcaaatcaaatttagcatataatatcaaaattaacatCGAAGAATTATGAAAATGTGTGAGAAGAAAAAGATTGTTTCAATATGTGTGATGATAATGTTAGTTATGGCACACGCTGATAATTCTCCTCCACCTCCATCACAACCTAGTTCACCAACTGGTCGAATCGCTTGTCTTGCCAAATGTGCTTTTAAATGTAAACGCTTCAAAACAAGAATTCCATTATATGCAGGTTGTGTTGCTGCATGTACATTATTGAAATGTCATAAAGTATTGTCAAAAGTTACTTATGATTGTGCAACTAATTGTTCGATGTCCAAGACCTTTAACATCAACACTGGTACATATACTTATACTTTTgtctcttatatttttataagaataatcTTATAAATAATGATTGCCTTATTTAATTGTGCTTCTTACAATAAATGTCTTTTTCGCAGATGCCGGTGGTGTTAATGATATCGTGAATTCATGCTTGAAATCttgcaaaaacaaataaaaatgttacatCTGTAAATCAATGGTTTTAGGAAAAAAGTTGATATGAGAAATTCTATGTAGAATTGGTAAGGTACTGACGTTGTAATGAAATTTGATtacacaaataataaaataattttatctcattattattctctcacattgtgatattttgttaaaaaattgacaaaagatACGATTGAACGTATGTGTAATTGTTTCTGACGTTTTAGTGCAAACATGAttagttttttgtaatttttaattatgtcGTAATAATgagtattataattaattttaaatatatatttttagtgaaaACTCTTTTTTCACTTGTTCCTATATTATAGGTGTAAAAACAATTACAATCATCGTAAAGAATGAAATCCACCAAAAAATTTATAGTggctaatttttaaaaaattatataatttttatatttagattattttaatttgaataaatgTTTTTCCATTATGGGTTGTCGTTTAATATGATTACGAAGAAAGTCAGCCATAATTTGTATAGGGGACTAAGTGATacaagtattttaaaaataaaattagatataTAATTGTAGACCTGATAACCCATTATATTGATCGATTTTGTTTATGTGAAAATATTCTAAAGCATTcctaataaatttgaattttttgaattagacttaattatttaaaaaaaattaaagacggaTCATTGAATAAAATGCTTACATTCTTTCCAtcaatttattgcttaaaaaattgGTATAAAATCTCTGACATCtaagaagaaatttgaaaaaatttgaaatcctGTTCTCGGCAGGACAGATGTCATACACGATGTCTAGGACAACTGTGTAGATTGCCAGATTTCTCAGACAATTAGTTTGACAACTTGATCGCAGgatcaatttaattatattgaagtaaaatactaaaaataataacgacacaagtaattgttaacccagttcaatGCAAACCACAGCTACtctaggggataccaatccaggaagagAAACTCACTACTATGAATTAATACTTAGTCTTACAACGCATACCAAAACCTATTGATATGTATGCCTTTTCTTAATCCTAGTGGTTTGGGACCAGACCCACAGGTTATGCGTTTTTAGCTGTTCAAGTGTTGGTGAAGCTCCTCTCTGATTGCGACatgggaaaaaggggttttacgtgtatataaagtctacttatttaggttgttttgtatatttaaagagtacaatatttgattcaataatttctataaacatggttttactaaattaaatacaatagtattatttttgtaaagaagattgtaatacctagaaccaatgtttataaataactttcaatttttccgttgcgtatttctGAAAAAGAGTTAATAAAGGTAGAATCACtacaataatgggtttgggtgttacacacaTTGCTATCATTTCAATTAGGATAATGATCATAAATTTATCATGGTCCATTCATTAGCGTTGTAGAACCATATCCTTTTACGAGACAATcttctctttctcaatttgttcTACATTATCAATTAGTAGATCATCCTAGTAGgcaataaacatataattagaGACACTAGGAAACTCATGTCGACCTCCGTTAAACTTTTTAGTGCTTCTTGATTTCGTGTTTCTTCAAGAGAAATCTCTAACAGGGCGCTTTCCATCTTTTTATAAGTATCAGGATTGGCCCCGAAAATTTGGAAGCCCAACCACAAATGTTAAAAACGaactcttaataaaaaaatgtaaaaagtttcaaaaagaattatccttatctaaatagtaaataaaatcaataacataaaaaaaaaaaagtcatatttgtatcgaacataaataaaatatcctTATTCTAATGAAagacatattaaaaaatataactgagccaccattaaaaaaaaaaaatcaccgaATATATAGGTTTTGAATTACATGTTAAAGGGTTGGGCATGATTTCTATCAACCTTTTAGAAagaaactatttttttctttactaagAAACTATAAAAACATCGGTTTATGGATGTATTATTTATTAACCTTGTTTAGATTATACTCTTCTTCATTTGTTTCACAAATttgttacaaaatcaattttgttaagtccattatatttattatatataaatgtacatttatgtccatgcttataaattgaggttgttttattcaatttttattatcaaatcaaatttagcatataatatcaaaattaacatCGAAGAATTATGAAAATGTGTGAGAAGAAAAAGATTGTTTCAATATGTGTGATGATAATGTTAGTTATGGCACACGCTGATAATTCTCCTCCACCTCCTTCACAACCTAGTTCACCAACTGGTTGAATCGCTTGTCTTGCCAAATGTGCTTTTAAATGTAAACGCTTCAAAACAAGAATTCCATTATATGCAGGTTGTGTTGCTGCATGTACATTATTGAAATGTCATAAAGTATTGTCAAAAGTTACTTATGATTGTGCAACTAATTGTTCGATGTCCAAGACCTTTAACATCAACACTGGTACATATACTTATACTTTTgtctcttatatttttataagaataatcTTATAAATAATGATTGCCTTATTTAATTGTGCTTCTTACAATAAATGTCTTTTTCGCAGATGCCGGTGGTGTTAATGATATCGTGAATTCATGCTTGAAATCttgcaaaaacaaataaaaatgttacatCTGTAAATCAATGGTTTTAGGAAAAAAGTTGATATGAGAAATTCTATGTAGAATTGGTAAGGTACTGACGTTGTAATGAAATTTGATtacacaaataataaaataattttatctcattattattctctcacattgtgatattttgttaaaaaattgacaaaagatACGATTGAACGTATGTGTAATTGTTTCTGACGTTTTAGTGCAAACATGAttagttttttgtaatttttaattatgtcGTAATAATgagtattataattaattttaaatatatatttttagtgaaaACTCTTTTTTCACTTGTTCCTATATTATAGGTGTAAAAACAATTACAATCATCGTAAAGAATGAAATCCACCAAAAAATTTATAGTggctaatttttaaaaaattatataatttttatatttagattattttaatttgaataaatgTTTTTCCATTATGGGTTGTCGTTTAATATGATTACGAAGAAAGTCAGCCATAATTTGTATAGGGGACTAAGTGATacaagtattttaaaaataaaattagatataTAATTGTAGACCTGATAACCCATTATATTGATCGATTTTGTTTATGTGAAAATATTCTAAAGCATTcctaataaatttgaattttttgaattagacttaattatttaaaaaaaattaaagacggaTCATTGAATAAAATGCTTACATTCTTTCCAtcaatttattgcttaaaaaattgGTATAAAATCTCTGACATCtaagaagaaatttgaaaaaatttgaaatcctGTTCTCGGCAGGACagatgtaacgacccatttttcgtattcgtatattttattaaatgtattttatttattaattggcttttattattttagtgagcgacgaataattatttagccgaacgtaagttattagacgcgagaaccattgttttgggcttatgggcgtgagaggcaatgggcctaagccaattgggcttggttcatgaccatggaaagtagtataagtaacaagtcaaacacatgaatagtttcacaattcatttctttgagtttgagtgagtagaagcaagatagagcaagagctagggtttggcTAAGAGATtcacgagcaagagaggagaggaaaggcttggatcatcatctttgcttaaggtaagagattagaattcatgattcttgagtgacaaggaggggggagattgtctatgtctccgttcccgaactctcccactcaatttcttttagacttttgataagcttttgtatgtgagtgtgatgttcttcatcattactttgtatgtgttaatcactagcttgatttcatgataaatatgtatgtgtttggatcatgttgaaaagtttataaaagttgcttaaaactcaagaaattgccatgattttgattattagaggtatttggatgtttggaagggatgattaatgttccttgataccatatatgtttagaatagctgtttatatgaatttataacatgtttagatgaatttttgagtggaatcaatgttaaaccgccttagataactcaagaacagatatttctggtgtagttcgctacggattcgctacggattcgcttagcgaat from Trifolium pratense cultivar HEN17-A07 linkage group LG5, ARS_RC_1.1, whole genome shotgun sequence encodes:
- the LOC123883960 gene encoding uncharacterized protein LOC123883960, with the translated sequence MKMCEKKKIVSICVMIMLVMAHADNSPPPPSQPSSPTGRIACLAKCAFKCKRFKTRIPLYAGCVAACTLLKCHKVLSKVTYDCATNCSMSKTFNINTDAGGVNDIVNSCLKSCKNK